The following proteins are co-located in the candidate division KSB1 bacterium genome:
- a CDS encoding DivIVA domain-containing protein — MKLTPLDIKKQEFKKSMRGYDAIEVDAFLEMVADEFESLNQEKNNLADEVLKLKTQLQDYQEVEKTLKETLMHAQESINESRETSKREANLTVREAEMQAEKIMEDTKLKLATMKNELVLIKAQKDSFARRLRHLLESQVELIGVLELDDMGFDKLEKKRPKGHSKPKYQQEPPQNFDQEKIEFGSVDDILPEEPDAKTEMRKTVDIEQSQSEDLQERTIDQTQEQQRIEQQEKKSRISDQLIF; from the coding sequence TTGAAGCTCACCCCATTAGACATTAAGAAACAAGAGTTTAAAAAATCGATGCGTGGCTATGATGCCATTGAAGTCGATGCATTTTTGGAAATGGTAGCAGATGAATTCGAGAGCCTAAATCAAGAAAAAAATAATTTGGCGGATGAAGTTCTCAAACTTAAGACTCAATTGCAGGATTATCAGGAAGTCGAAAAAACGTTAAAAGAAACGCTGATGCACGCCCAGGAATCGATTAACGAATCTAGAGAAACCTCAAAGCGGGAAGCCAATTTGACTGTTCGCGAGGCTGAGATGCAGGCGGAAAAAATCATGGAAGACACGAAGTTGAAGTTGGCAACCATGAAGAATGAGCTGGTGCTCATTAAAGCGCAAAAAGATTCGTTTGCACGCAGGCTGCGCCATTTATTAGAATCGCAAGTAGAATTAATCGGCGTTCTCGAGTTGGATGACATGGGGTTTGATAAATTAGAAAAGAAACGCCCTAAAGGTCATTCTAAACCTAAATACCAACAAGAGCCGCCGCAAAATTTTGACCAGGAAAAAATAGAATTTGGCAGTGTCGATGACATTTTACCGGAAGAACCGGATGCGAAAACCGAGATGAGAAAAACTGTAGATATAGAGCAAAGTCAGTCCGAGGATTTGCAAGAACGGACTATTGATCAGACCCAAGAACAGCAGAGGATTGAACAACAAGAGAAGAAGTCACGCATTTCCGATCAACTGATTTTTTAA
- a CDS encoding lamin tail domain-containing protein, giving the protein MQFFFSPVLLSLFIAFTPVRAQVVLSEIMFDASGSDSHDEFVEIVNLSESVSVELSGWRMSDGEGTDTIIESHEGTILQPGQIALILDPSYFDNSDTYDDFIPEECLVLTIDNTTFGSRGFSNLTGETVSLINSDGGIVSQYTYSLGNDQGFSDEKIDLQGSNSQENWANSKSIFGTPGAPNSVSPLNFDLAVFPADIKFSLEPVQAGQTVIIASAVRNLGKNLVDQFKLTFFEDFNGDSLASIGEELAPAFEFSETLLPKDSTSFSLQYSNVLPGEHLIFAKIEFDSDEDTTNNIAAKQLFVGFPERTAVINEIMYSPLSNQPEWTEILNLSSLTINLDKWSVSDSDTGKRVNFGSNSNLAPNGFFILAEDSAILDFFNPPVGSVSVSKKLPSFNNDFDSVVLYDPSDNIMDRVNYNKDWGGDTGVSLEKINPNLASNDSTNWSSSVTIAGGTPGEQNSIFTQTLPADADLTIAPNPFSPDSDGEKDFTIISYEVPITTASVNIKIYDLRGRLVRFLANNQPSGSTNSIVWDGHDDSGRLARIGIYVVFLQALNAEAGLLRTQKKTVVLAANL; this is encoded by the coding sequence ATGCAATTTTTTTTTAGCCCTGTTCTGTTAAGTTTGTTTATTGCTTTTACACCTGTTCGAGCCCAGGTCGTTTTGTCTGAAATTATGTTTGATGCTTCAGGCAGTGACTCACATGATGAATTTGTGGAAATTGTAAACTTGTCGGAGTCAGTATCAGTCGAGCTTTCCGGATGGCGGATGTCGGACGGTGAAGGAACTGACACGATAATTGAATCTCATGAGGGCACAATTTTGCAACCCGGGCAAATTGCGCTTATTCTCGATCCCTCCTACTTCGACAATTCCGACACTTATGACGACTTCATCCCTGAAGAGTGTTTAGTGTTAACGATTGATAACACAACCTTTGGAAGTCGAGGGTTTTCTAATTTAACTGGGGAAACCGTGTCCTTAATAAATTCGGACGGCGGGATTGTGTCTCAATACACCTACTCCCTTGGGAATGACCAGGGGTTTTCTGATGAAAAAATTGATTTACAAGGATCAAATTCACAGGAGAATTGGGCAAACAGCAAGTCAATTTTTGGGACACCGGGTGCGCCGAATAGTGTTTCGCCGCTTAATTTTGATCTTGCCGTTTTTCCAGCTGACATCAAATTTTCTCTCGAACCGGTGCAGGCTGGGCAAACCGTGATTATTGCTTCAGCAGTTCGTAATCTTGGCAAAAATCTGGTTGATCAATTCAAACTGACATTTTTTGAGGATTTCAATGGGGACTCCTTAGCAAGTATTGGAGAAGAATTAGCACCAGCTTTTGAATTTTCGGAGACGCTTTTACCGAAGGACTCGACATCTTTTTCATTGCAGTATTCAAATGTTTTACCAGGCGAGCACCTAATTTTTGCCAAAATTGAATTTGACTCAGACGAGGACACAACCAACAACATTGCTGCAAAGCAGCTTTTTGTTGGATTTCCTGAACGAACTGCTGTTATTAACGAAATTATGTATTCTCCTTTGTCCAATCAACCGGAGTGGACTGAAATTCTCAATCTAAGCTCTTTAACAATTAATCTCGATAAATGGTCTGTGTCGGATTCAGATACCGGTAAGCGTGTTAATTTTGGCAGTAATTCCAACCTTGCCCCAAACGGTTTTTTTATTTTAGCTGAGGATTCTGCAATTCTCGATTTCTTTAATCCTCCGGTGGGTTCAGTTTCGGTTTCAAAAAAGCTGCCGTCGTTTAATAACGATTTTGATAGTGTTGTGCTTTACGATCCTTCGGATAATATAATGGATAGGGTCAATTATAACAAAGATTGGGGCGGAGATACCGGAGTCTCTTTGGAGAAGATTAATCCGAATCTTGCATCAAACGACAGCACGAATTGGAGTTCTTCAGTGACAATCGCGGGAGGAACACCCGGTGAACAAAATAGTATCTTTACTCAAACTTTACCGGCAGATGCCGACCTGACAATTGCGCCCAATCCTTTTTCTCCCGACAGCGATGGGGAAAAAGATTTCACAATTATTAGTTACGAAGTGCCTATAACGACCGCTTCAGTAAATATAAAAATATATGATCTTCGCGGCCGACTCGTTCGATTTTTGGCGAACAACCAACCTTCCGGTTCGACAAATTCAATTGTTTGGGATGGCCACGATGATAGCGGCCGACTTGCGAGAATTGGTATTTATGTTGTTTTTCTTCAAGCATTAAATGCAGAAGCCGGTTTATTAAGAACCCAAAAAAAGACAGTCGTTTTGGCTGCTAATTTATAA
- a CDS encoding YggS family pyridoxal phosphate-dependent enzyme: protein MPIRENVQFARNKIAEACRRSGRKSEEIELVAITKTVDVEQINEAIEAGIRVVGENRVQEAWRKFQEVGEKVHWHMVGHLQTNKVKRVLQFADMIHSVDSVYLAREIQTQAKKLERTIEILIQVNTSGEESKFGLEPEATIGAIEEVSTLPNLKIKGLMTIGAFLPNPEDVRPCFKLLHDLKDRVNERGITSVEIGTLSMGMTNDYEIAIEEGSTMVRVGTAIFGERG, encoded by the coding sequence ATGCCAATTCGCGAAAACGTACAATTTGCTCGAAACAAGATAGCTGAAGCCTGTCGGCGAAGTGGTCGCAAATCTGAAGAAATTGAGCTCGTAGCTATTACAAAGACAGTGGATGTGGAGCAAATTAACGAAGCAATTGAGGCGGGGATTCGAGTCGTCGGCGAGAACAGAGTACAGGAGGCTTGGCGGAAGTTTCAGGAAGTTGGCGAGAAAGTTCATTGGCATATGGTCGGGCACCTGCAGACCAATAAAGTTAAACGAGTTTTGCAGTTTGCTGATATGATTCACTCCGTCGATAGTGTGTATTTAGCGCGTGAAATTCAAACGCAAGCTAAAAAATTAGAGAGAACTATTGAAATTTTAATTCAGGTAAATACGTCCGGAGAAGAATCTAAGTTTGGGCTTGAGCCGGAAGCAACAATTGGCGCAATTGAAGAGGTTTCGACATTACCGAATCTTAAAATAAAAGGACTTATGACCATAGGAGCTTTTTTGCCCAACCCTGAAGACGTGCGACCCTGTTTCAAACTGTTGCACGATCTAAAGGATCGAGTAAACGAACGCGGAATTACCAGCGTTGAAATTGGCACTCTTTCAATGGGCATGACCAACGATTATGAGATAGCCATAGAAGAGGGCTCCACGATGGTTCGAGTCGGTACTGCGATTTTCGGGGAAAGAGGTTAA
- a CDS encoding YggT family protein — MIRLLDALIDLYILAVIVRVVLSWINFNPHNPFVKFLIQITEPVLSKIRQVIPPISGIDLSPMILIFGLYILRNLLLY; from the coding sequence ATGATTCGTTTATTAGATGCTCTTATCGACCTTTATATTTTGGCGGTTATCGTGAGGGTGGTTTTGTCGTGGATTAATTTCAATCCACATAATCCATTTGTTAAGTTTCTAATTCAGATAACAGAGCCGGTGCTGAGTAAAATTCGACAAGTTATTCCGCCGATTAGCGGCATCGACTTGTCTCCTATGATATTGATTTTTGGGTTGTACATTTTAAGGAATTTGTTGTTGTATTGA